The Sphingomonas sinipercae genome contains a region encoding:
- a CDS encoding Rne/Rng family ribonuclease, translated as MSMRMLIDARHPEETRVAVVKGNRIEEFDFESAEHKQLKGNIYLAKVTRVEPSLQAAFIDYGGNRHGFLAFSEIHPDYYQIPKADREALLREEAEHAAEEERLRAQEDDLEPIDGHHDEADYDVPEEPEGNGESEENGSEAPSEAGTGSSRSPVDESAADELRRKRQNLRRRYKIQDVIQRRQVLLVQVVKEERGNKGAALTTYLSLAGRYCVLMPNTSHGGGISRKISNGADRKRLKSIMGDLNLPKTMGLIVRTAGLSRTKTEIKRDFDYLARLWDEIREKTLKSSAPALVYRDSDLIKRAIRDLYNRDIDEVIVEGEDGYKAARGFMKLLMPSHVKRVQLHSESTPLFQRSGVEDQLSAMYQPVVQLKSGGYLVINPTEALVSIDINSGRSTREHNIEQTAFATNLEAAAEIARQLRLRDMAGLVVIDFIDMEQNSHVRKVEKAMKDALKNDRARIQVGRISSFGLMEMSRQRLRTGVLEASTRACPHCEGTGLMRTASSSGLSALRIIEDEAARGRGDKILLRAGREAAIYLLNKKRAELADIEHRYGVSIEVTIDETFEGARMTVESSGGKPQPRQAIVAPVQPELDDFDDLDETEDEEPEGEDDDSGDAEPRRRQSSEQQQPREDGNGRKRRRRRRGGRGRRRTEEQAEGGESYSPEQADQGEQPQQAERAEPPEQPAQPSTGEESERPKRRRRRGKAAEETVDVQPDSSPMIETPVDEEAPIAPVEAAPEAQPKKRTRRKKADEAAPAASTEDAVKAVVAEPAAPEALPAESGEDAKPKRRSRAKKPVAEAEAPGEAAPPPAADNDEQDGGEPRRGGWWQRTFG; from the coding sequence ATGTCCATGCGCATGCTGATCGATGCGCGCCACCCGGAGGAAACCCGGGTCGCGGTCGTCAAAGGGAACCGGATCGAGGAGTTTGACTTCGAATCCGCCGAGCACAAACAGCTCAAAGGCAACATCTACCTAGCCAAGGTTACGCGGGTCGAGCCGTCGCTCCAGGCGGCGTTCATCGATTACGGCGGCAATCGCCACGGCTTCCTCGCTTTCAGCGAGATCCATCCGGATTATTACCAGATCCCGAAGGCGGATCGCGAAGCCTTGCTGCGCGAAGAAGCCGAGCATGCGGCCGAGGAAGAGCGGCTGCGCGCGCAGGAGGACGACCTCGAGCCGATCGACGGTCACCATGACGAAGCGGACTATGACGTCCCGGAAGAGCCCGAAGGCAATGGCGAGTCAGAGGAAAACGGCAGCGAGGCGCCAAGCGAGGCCGGCACCGGCTCCAGCCGATCGCCGGTCGATGAATCGGCGGCGGACGAGCTTCGCCGCAAGCGCCAGAACCTGCGCCGCCGCTACAAGATCCAGGACGTCATCCAGCGCCGCCAGGTGCTGCTGGTCCAGGTCGTCAAGGAAGAGCGCGGCAACAAGGGCGCTGCGCTGACCACGTACCTCAGCCTTGCCGGCCGCTATTGCGTGCTGATGCCCAACACGTCGCACGGCGGCGGCATCAGCCGGAAGATTTCGAACGGCGCCGACCGCAAGCGGTTGAAGTCGATCATGGGCGACCTCAACCTGCCCAAGACGATGGGCCTGATCGTGCGCACCGCCGGCCTGTCGCGCACCAAGACCGAGATCAAGCGCGACTTCGACTATCTCGCCCGCCTGTGGGACGAGATCCGCGAGAAGACGCTGAAAAGCAGCGCGCCGGCTCTGGTCTATCGCGACAGCGACCTGATCAAGCGCGCCATCCGCGACCTTTACAATCGCGACATCGACGAGGTGATCGTCGAGGGCGAGGACGGCTATAAGGCAGCGCGCGGCTTCATGAAGCTGCTGATGCCGAGCCACGTGAAGCGCGTGCAGCTGCACAGCGAAAGCACGCCGCTGTTCCAGCGCTCGGGCGTCGAAGACCAGTTGTCGGCGATGTACCAGCCGGTCGTCCAGCTGAAGTCCGGCGGCTATCTGGTCATCAACCCGACCGAGGCCTTGGTGTCGATCGACATCAACTCGGGCCGGTCGACCCGCGAACATAATATCGAGCAAACCGCCTTCGCGACGAACCTTGAGGCCGCGGCCGAGATCGCGCGCCAATTGCGGCTTCGCGACATGGCCGGCCTGGTCGTCATCGACTTCATCGACATGGAACAGAACAGCCATGTCCGCAAAGTCGAGAAAGCGATGAAGGACGCGCTGAAGAACGACCGCGCGCGAATCCAGGTCGGGCGCATCAGCAGCTTCGGCCTGATGGAAATGAGCCGGCAGCGCCTGCGCACCGGCGTGCTTGAAGCGTCCACCCGCGCCTGCCCGCACTGCGAAGGCACCGGGCTGATGCGCACGGCGTCATCGTCGGGCCTATCGGCGCTTCGGATCATCGAGGACGAGGCCGCGCGCGGCCGTGGCGACAAGATCCTGCTGCGCGCCGGACGCGAAGCCGCGATCTACCTGCTCAACAAGAAGCGGGCGGAGCTTGCCGACATCGAGCATCGGTACGGCGTTTCGATCGAAGTGACGATCGATGAGACTTTCGAAGGCGCGCGGATGACGGTCGAAAGCTCCGGCGGCAAGCCGCAGCCGCGCCAGGCCATCGTAGCCCCGGTCCAGCCGGAACTGGACGACTTCGATGACCTCGACGAAACCGAAGACGAGGAACCTGAAGGAGAGGATGACGATTCCGGCGACGCCGAACCGCGCCGCCGCCAGTCATCCGAACAGCAGCAACCGCGCGAAGACGGCAATGGCCGCAAGCGCCGCCGCCGCCGCCGTGGCGGCCGCGGTCGTCGCCGCACCGAGGAGCAGGCTGAAGGCGGCGAGTCCTATTCGCCCGAGCAGGCGGACCAGGGCGAGCAGCCGCAACAGGCCGAGCGGGCCGAACCGCCCGAACAACCGGCGCAACCCTCGACCGGCGAGGAATCGGAACGGCCCAAGCGCCGCCGGCGCCGCGGCAAGGCCGCCGAAGAAACGGTCGACGTCCAGCCCGACAGTTCGCCGATGATCGAAACCCCGGTCGATGAGGAAGCGCCGATTGCGCCGGTGGAGGCCGCGCCCGAAGCGCAGCCCAAGAAGCGCACGCGCCGCAAGAAGGCCGACGAAGCGGCGCCAGCCGCATCGACGGAGGACGCAGTGAAAGCGGTCGTGGCCGAACCTGCTGCGCCCGAAGCGCTGCCGGCCGAGAGCGGCGAGGACGCCAAGCCCAAGCGCCGGTCGCGCGCGAAGAAGCCCGTCGCCGAAGCGGAAGCGCCGGGCGAAGCTGCTCCGCCGCCGGCTGCCGACAATGACGAGCAGGATGGCGGCGAGCCGCGGCGCGGCGGCTGGTGGCAGCGCACATTCGGCTAA
- a CDS encoding penicillin-binding protein 1A has translation MPDLVAFNARVHGFVDGPFRRRWVRRSALAFGALFLIGAALWLYIASGLPTSQTLLAYEPPLPTKVRSYDGDPVQTFARERRVNLTFDEIPPLVRDAFISAEDKTFFSHGGIDYPGLFGAVGEYIAKSVTGGGRSKGGSTITQQVAKALLQDNSYSIGRKAREAILAFRLESVLSKEEILQLYLNQIFLGRNAYGVQAAARAYFDKDVGELTLPEAAYLAVLPKAPANYDPERATQRALDRRNYVLREMARNDKITEAQWRAAAAMPLGTIRYGGGDKFRDMGGYYMEDVRRELLKRFGEKAEDGPNSLYAGGLWVRTSVVPAMQEAAADSLREALANFDGGRGWRDLGLSLDMSKDWVGQLDRTPIGVGFPDWRKAVVLSKSGGSAQIGFANGKTGTLLASAASQPKRGVGGPAFGYLRPGMIIIVKDSGGSFALRSIPEVSGGFLAEEVRTGRVLAMQGGFDVVGSSYNRATQALRQPGSSFKPIVYETALENGLTPASIIVDAPFCVFQGAGLGNKCFVNFDRSYAGAKTMRWGVEQSRNLMTVRAASQVGMAKVTDTARKLGVGDFPNYLSIALGAGETTVARLVNAYAVLANHGRAVTPTMIDYVQDRNGKIIYRSDNRCAIMQGCNAPDWNGQAMPRPPSRTRQLLDPMAAFQMVHIMEGVVERGTATVLRDLDRPLFGKTGTTSGPTNVWFVGGTPEIVAGVYLGYDRPRSLGGYAQGGRVAAPVFKNWAKTALKDQPKVPFVAPAGIRWVRVDRGTGRRVFGTFPTTEDPKASVIWEAFQPQTEPRRSFRRGADEEDEAEAVVPALRAASQRRRPRAQASPPADQPAQRDVPAWQRPLPNPMATPSPR, from the coding sequence CTGCCCGACCTCGTTGCGTTCAACGCGCGAGTGCACGGCTTCGTCGATGGCCCATTCCGCCGCCGCTGGGTGCGGCGATCGGCGCTGGCGTTCGGCGCGCTGTTCCTGATCGGCGCGGCTTTGTGGCTGTATATCGCCAGCGGGCTGCCGACCTCGCAGACCCTGCTTGCCTACGAACCGCCGCTTCCGACCAAGGTGCGCAGCTACGATGGCGACCCGGTGCAGACCTTCGCCCGCGAACGGCGCGTCAACCTGACCTTCGACGAAATCCCGCCGCTGGTCCGCGACGCCTTCATCTCGGCCGAGGACAAGACCTTCTTCAGCCATGGCGGAATCGATTATCCGGGGCTGTTCGGCGCGGTCGGCGAATATATCGCCAAAAGCGTCACCGGCGGCGGCCGGTCGAAGGGCGGATCGACCATCACCCAGCAGGTCGCCAAGGCGCTGCTTCAGGACAATAGCTACAGCATCGGCCGCAAGGCGCGCGAGGCGATCCTCGCCTTCCGCCTGGAATCGGTGCTGTCGAAGGAGGAAATCCTCCAGCTTTACCTCAACCAGATTTTCCTCGGCCGGAACGCTTACGGCGTGCAGGCGGCAGCGCGCGCCTACTTCGATAAGGACGTCGGCGAGCTGACCCTGCCCGAAGCGGCCTATCTGGCCGTGCTGCCCAAGGCGCCGGCCAATTACGACCCGGAACGCGCCACCCAGCGCGCCCTCGACCGCCGCAACTACGTCCTTCGCGAAATGGCCCGCAACGACAAGATCACCGAAGCGCAATGGCGCGCCGCGGCGGCAATGCCGCTGGGCACCATCCGCTACGGCGGCGGCGACAAGTTCCGCGACATGGGCGGCTATTACATGGAGGACGTCCGCCGCGAGCTGCTCAAGCGCTTCGGCGAAAAAGCGGAGGACGGTCCGAACAGCCTCTACGCCGGCGGCCTTTGGGTGCGCACCTCGGTCGTCCCGGCGATGCAGGAGGCGGCGGCGGATTCGCTGCGTGAGGCGCTGGCCAATTTCGACGGCGGCCGTGGCTGGCGCGACCTGGGCCTGAGCCTGGACATGTCGAAGGACTGGGTGGGCCAACTCGACCGTACGCCCATCGGCGTTGGTTTCCCGGACTGGAGAAAGGCGGTCGTATTGTCGAAGTCCGGCGGCTCGGCGCAGATCGGCTTTGCCAACGGCAAGACCGGGACGCTCCTCGCGTCGGCCGCTTCGCAGCCCAAGCGCGGGGTCGGCGGCCCCGCCTTTGGCTACCTTCGGCCCGGCATGATCATCATCGTCAAGGATAGTGGCGGCAGCTTCGCGTTGCGCTCGATCCCCGAAGTGTCGGGCGGTTTCCTGGCGGAGGAAGTCCGCACTGGCCGGGTGCTTGCGATGCAGGGCGGTTTCGACGTCGTCGGGTCGAGCTATAACCGGGCGACGCAGGCGCTTCGCCAACCCGGCTCGTCTTTCAAGCCGATCGTTTACGAAACCGCGCTCGAAAATGGGCTGACCCCGGCGTCGATCATCGTCGATGCGCCCTTCTGCGTCTTCCAGGGGGCCGGGCTCGGCAACAAATGCTTCGTCAATTTCGACCGCAGCTATGCCGGCGCGAAAACTATGCGCTGGGGCGTCGAGCAGTCGCGCAACCTAATGACCGTCCGCGCCGCTTCCCAGGTGGGCATGGCGAAGGTGACCGATACGGCCCGCAAGCTGGGCGTCGGCGACTTCCCTAATTATCTGTCGATCGCGCTGGGTGCCGGCGAGACCACCGTCGCCAGGCTCGTCAACGCTTATGCGGTGCTCGCCAACCACGGCCGCGCCGTGACCCCGACGATGATCGATTACGTGCAGGACCGGAACGGCAAGATCATCTATCGGTCCGACAACCGGTGCGCGATCATGCAGGGCTGCAACGCGCCGGACTGGAACGGGCAAGCAATGCCGCGGCCGCCGTCGCGCACCCGCCAGCTGCTGGACCCGATGGCCGCGTTCCAGATGGTGCACATCATGGAAGGCGTCGTTGAACGCGGCACCGCGACGGTGCTTCGCGACCTCGACCGGCCATTATTTGGCAAGACCGGCACGACGAGCGGGCCGACCAATGTGTGGTTCGTCGGCGGCACGCCCGAAATCGTCGCCGGCGTCTATCTCGGCTACGACCGTCCGCGCAGCCTCGGCGGCTATGCCCAGGGCGGCCGGGTCGCCGCGCCGGTGTTCAAGAATTGGGCGAAGACCGCGCTGAAGGACCAGCCGAAGGTGCCGTTCGTCGCCCCCGCGGGCATCCGCTGGGTGCGGGTCGATCGGGGCACCGGCCGCCGGGTGTTCGGGACGTTCCCGACCACCGAGGACCCGAAGGCCTCGGTCATTTGGGAGGCGTTCCAGCCGCAGACCGAGCCGCGCCGAAGCTTCCGTCGCGGCGCTGATGAGGAAGACGAGGCGGAAGCTGTCGTGCCTGCGCTGCGCGCCGCGAGCCAGCGGCGGCGCCCCCGCGCCCAGGCCTCGCCCCCGGCTGACCAGCCGGCGCAGCGGGACGTCCCCGCCTGGCAGCGCCCGTTGCCAAATCCAATGGCGACTCCTAGCCCGCGCTGA
- the prfB gene encoding peptide chain release factor 2, which translates to MRAEAQAHIDQINAATALLRRFLDWDRAEKRLQELNAKVEDSTLWDDPKAAQEVMRERRRLEEAMGATRAIERELADTVELMEMAEAEGDDGLVDDAVTSLADLAERAERDKVAALLAGEADANNAYVEVNAGAGGTESQDWAEMLQRMYTRWGERHGMKVELVDHHSGEQAGIKSATLLVKGENAYGNLKTESGVHRLVRISPYDSNARRHTSFSSVWVYPEVDDDIDIEINEAELRIDTYRASGAGGQHVNTTDSAVRITHLPTGIVVACQNERSQHKNRASAYKQLKARLYEAELQKREAEASAANAAKTDIGWGHQIRSYVLQPYQLVKDLRTGVTSTAPGDVLDGELDRFMAAALSQRVTGEKVEVEDVD; encoded by the coding sequence ATGCGCGCCGAAGCGCAAGCCCATATCGACCAGATCAACGCCGCGACCGCGCTGCTGCGCCGGTTCCTCGACTGGGACCGCGCCGAGAAGCGGTTGCAGGAGCTGAACGCCAAGGTCGAGGATTCCACGCTCTGGGATGACCCCAAGGCGGCGCAGGAGGTCATGCGCGAGCGCCGGCGGCTGGAGGAGGCGATGGGCGCCACCCGAGCGATCGAGCGCGAGCTGGCCGACACCGTCGAGCTGATGGAAATGGCCGAAGCCGAGGGCGACGATGGACTGGTCGACGACGCGGTGACCAGTCTTGCGGATCTCGCCGAGCGGGCCGAACGCGACAAGGTCGCGGCGCTGCTGGCAGGCGAGGCCGATGCGAATAACGCCTATGTCGAGGTCAACGCCGGCGCCGGCGGCACCGAAAGCCAGGATTGGGCCGAAATGCTGCAGCGCATGTACACCCGCTGGGGCGAGCGGCACGGGATGAAGGTGGAGCTGGTCGATCACCATTCGGGCGAGCAGGCCGGGATCAAGTCCGCGACTTTGCTGGTCAAGGGCGAGAATGCGTACGGCAACCTGAAGACCGAAAGCGGGGTGCACCGGCTGGTGCGCATCAGCCCGTACGATTCCAACGCGCGTCGCCACACCAGCTTTTCCAGCGTCTGGGTCTATCCGGAGGTCGATGACGACATCGACATTGAGATCAACGAGGCGGAGCTTCGGATTGACACCTACCGAGCGTCGGGTGCCGGCGGCCAGCACGTCAACACGACCGACAGCGCGGTCCGGATCACGCACTTGCCGACGGGAATCGTCGTCGCCTGCCAGAACGAGCGATCGCAGCACAAGAACCGCGCCTCCGCCTACAAGCAGCTCAAGGCGCGCCTGTATGAGGCGGAGCTGCAGAAGCGCGAGGCCGAGGCCAGCGCCGCCAATGCTGCCAAGACCGACATTGGCTGGGGCCACCAGATCCGAAGCTACGTGCTGCAGCCGTACCAGCTAGTGAAGGACCTTCGCACCGGCGTCACCTCGACCGCCCCCGGCGACGTGCTGGACGGCGAACTCGACCGGTTCATGGCCGCGGCGCTGTCGCAGCGGGTCACCGGCGAAAAGGTCGAAGTTGAAGACGTCGATTAA
- a CDS encoding class I SAM-dependent methyltransferase, which produces MKTSIKLSAVVLLAAVASCRQSDDANRFPKAHRPVAAIVGDSFSTEDVRDRQGEFAKVVELAGVTPGMSVADVGSGEGYFAVRLSPIVGRRGRVLAEDIVPEVRERLAERIQRENLDNVAVTLGTPEDPRLPVRSFDRIFLVHMYHEVASPYEFLWHLRDSLKPDGQVIVVDASRPTNRHGTPLSLLQCEFAAVGYKLLQTAPVTEDGTYFASFSAVGDRPQPGAIKPCEPSK; this is translated from the coding sequence TTGAAGACGTCGATTAAGCTTTCGGCCGTTGTCCTGCTGGCGGCGGTCGCTTCGTGCCGGCAGTCGGACGATGCCAATCGTTTCCCCAAGGCGCACCGGCCCGTCGCTGCGATTGTGGGCGATTCCTTTTCGACCGAGGACGTTCGCGACCGGCAGGGCGAATTCGCCAAGGTGGTCGAACTGGCCGGCGTGACTCCGGGCATGTCGGTGGCGGACGTGGGCTCGGGCGAGGGTTATTTTGCCGTGCGCCTGTCGCCGATCGTCGGCCGGCGCGGGCGCGTTCTGGCCGAAGACATCGTGCCCGAGGTCCGCGAACGCCTGGCCGAGCGGATTCAGCGCGAGAATCTCGACAATGTCGCGGTGACGCTTGGCACTCCGGAAGACCCGCGGCTTCCCGTCAGGTCGTTCGACCGCATCTTCCTTGTGCACATGTATCACGAGGTCGCCTCGCCCTACGAATTCCTGTGGCACCTGCGCGACAGCCTGAAGCCCGACGGCCAGGTCATCGTCGTCGATGCGAGCCGCCCGACCAACCGGCACGGAACGCCGCTGTCCCTGCTGCAATGCGAATTTGCGGCGGTCGGCTACAAGCTCCTGCAAACCGCGCCGGTGACCGAAGACGGCACGTATTTCGCGTCCTTTTCGGCTGTCGGCGACCGCCCGCAGCCGGGGGCGATCAAGCCCTGCGAGCCTTCAAAGTAG
- a CDS encoding thymidylate synthase has product MQQYHALLQTILDEGVPQADRTGTGTLTYFGAQMRFDLSQGFPLVTTKKLHLRSIIVELLWFLRGDTNIGWLKDRKVSIWDEWADENGDLGPVYGKQWRDWEAADGRHIDQIKGLIALIKADPSSRRQIVTAWNPGEIERMALAPCHCLFQTQVAAGRLNLQLYQRSADMFLGVPFNIASYALLTHMLARECGLEPGVFVWTGGDCHIYSNHMDQVRLQLSRDQRPLPKLVLKDRGQAIDGYESDDFAFEGYDPHPAISAPVAV; this is encoded by the coding sequence ATGCAGCAATATCACGCGCTCTTGCAGACGATTCTCGACGAAGGCGTTCCGCAGGCGGATCGCACGGGCACCGGCACGCTGACCTATTTCGGGGCGCAAATGCGCTTCGACCTGTCGCAGGGGTTCCCGCTGGTCACGACGAAGAAGCTGCACTTGCGATCGATCATCGTCGAACTGCTGTGGTTCCTGCGCGGGGATACCAACATCGGCTGGCTCAAGGACCGCAAGGTCAGCATCTGGGACGAATGGGCCGACGAGAACGGCGACCTTGGCCCAGTCTACGGCAAGCAATGGCGCGACTGGGAAGCGGCGGACGGCCGCCACATCGACCAGATCAAGGGCCTGATCGCGCTGATCAAGGCCGATCCTTCGTCGCGTCGGCAGATCGTCACCGCCTGGAACCCTGGCGAGATCGAGCGGATGGCGCTGGCGCCCTGCCATTGCCTGTTCCAGACGCAGGTCGCGGCCGGCCGGCTCAACCTGCAACTCTACCAGCGCAGCGCCGACATGTTCCTGGGCGTGCCGTTCAACATCGCCAGCTACGCCTTGCTTACCCACATGCTCGCGCGCGAGTGCGGGCTGGAGCCGGGCGTGTTCGTCTGGACCGGCGGCGATTGCCACATCTATTCCAACCACATGGACCAGGTGCGGCTGCAGCTTTCCCGGGACCAGCGGCCGCTGCCGAAGCTGGTCCTTAAGGACCGTGGCCAGGCCATCGATGGCTATGAATCGGACGACTTCGCCTTCGAAGGCTACGACCCGCACCCGGCGATCTCGGCTCCGGTCGCGGTTTAA
- a CDS encoding N-acetylmuramoyl-L-alanine amidase family protein: protein MAARGPRATDPNVSRILVGGGAALALAALAVFGGIALSAPPSGEPLRDSVTFRLAPPSPAVSITEAKVPGRPIVLIDPGHGGEDPGASGLSGDIREKELTLQLARELRDLLARSGRVRVALTRDDDRHLALEQRAELARRLNASLYVSLHIDSAPNPLARGASVYSLSEIASDAEAARLAEAVNAGSDLPSGGDGSVRAILSDLALRSQMSASAELAERLVRNASGKILLRPQPHRFADFRVLRSAGVPAVLFEAGYISNAEDEALLRSPEQRAKIVAALARTIEADVAARSLR from the coding sequence ATGGCAGCCAGGGGGCCAAGAGCGACCGACCCGAACGTTTCCCGCATCCTCGTGGGCGGCGGCGCCGCGCTTGCGCTTGCCGCACTCGCGGTCTTCGGCGGGATCGCGCTGTCGGCCCCGCCTTCGGGGGAACCGCTGCGCGACAGCGTGACCTTCCGCCTGGCGCCGCCGTCGCCCGCGGTTTCGATTACCGAAGCCAAGGTGCCCGGCCGCCCGATCGTGTTGATCGATCCCGGCCATGGCGGCGAAGATCCCGGCGCATCGGGCCTTTCGGGCGATATCCGCGAAAAGGAACTGACGCTCCAGCTTGCCCGCGAATTGCGCGACCTGCTCGCTCGGTCCGGCCGCGTGCGCGTCGCGCTGACCCGCGATGACGACCGCCACCTGGCGCTCGAACAGCGGGCCGAACTCGCCCGCCGCCTCAACGCCAGCCTTTATGTGTCGCTGCACATCGACAGCGCGCCGAATCCATTGGCTCGAGGCGCCAGCGTTTATTCCCTGTCCGAAATCGCTTCGGATGCGGAGGCCGCGCGCCTTGCCGAAGCCGTGAACGCGGGTTCGGACTTGCCGTCCGGCGGGGATGGGTCGGTGCGCGCCATCCTGTCCGACCTGGCGCTGCGCAGCCAGATGAGCGCCTCGGCCGAGCTTGCGGAACGGCTGGTTCGCAATGCCAGCGGGAAGATCTTGCTTCGCCCGCAGCCGCATCGCTTTGCGGATTTCCGGGTCCTTCGAAGCGCCGGCGTTCCCGCGGTGCTGTTCGAAGCCGGCTATATCAGCAATGCCGAGGATGAGGCGCTGCTCCGCTCCCCGGAACAGCGGGCAAAGATCGTTGCCGCCCTTGCCAGGACCATCGAAGCCGACGTCGCGGCACGATCGCTGCGTTAG
- a CDS encoding M48 family metalloprotease produces MTSRLSRFVRLLMATLLLAFAAARPANAQDATVLRDSETELLFRDASAPLIRAAGLSPKSVDVVLLNDPEINAFVATGQRVYIQSGLIAATDNVSELQGVIAHELGHVAGGHSIRLNQGVSQASTLSIATMVLGALAMAAGAGTAGMGILMAGNQVAMSRLLAFSRTQESTADQAGAKYLSGAGISGKGIISFFGKLQNQEYRLAIYAKDSYDRTHPLSNERVSALTQTLKADPAWDRPTDPELEARFQRVKAKLLGFVNPKQATIKYPEKDQSVPAHYARAYAYHLSGYPDKALAETNALLATAPHDPFYLELKGQILLESGKPAEAIAPLREATERSGEMPLIAAMLGHALIATEKPGNTAEAKQVLKAAVNRDNQNPFAWYQLGMIYDREGDQPRAALATAERNNLEGNPKLALASAEMALRGIPAGSPDYLRAQDIAMVSRAELKKKKKGKNDS; encoded by the coding sequence ATGACTTCGCGCTTGTCCCGGTTCGTCCGGTTGCTGATGGCGACGTTGCTCCTGGCGTTCGCGGCTGCCCGGCCGGCGAATGCCCAGGATGCGACGGTCCTTCGCGACAGCGAGACGGAGCTGCTGTTCCGGGACGCTTCCGCACCATTGATCCGCGCCGCCGGCCTTTCCCCCAAGAGCGTCGACGTCGTCCTGCTCAACGATCCCGAAATCAACGCGTTCGTGGCCACCGGGCAGCGCGTTTACATCCAGTCCGGCCTGATCGCTGCGACCGACAACGTCAGCGAGCTTCAGGGCGTGATCGCCCATGAGCTCGGCCACGTCGCCGGCGGCCACTCGATCCGGCTCAACCAGGGCGTCAGCCAGGCGTCGACCCTGTCGATTGCGACCATGGTGCTTGGCGCGCTGGCGATGGCGGCAGGCGCCGGGACCGCCGGCATGGGCATTTTGATGGCCGGCAACCAGGTGGCGATGAGCAGGCTGCTCGCCTTCTCCCGCACCCAGGAAAGCACTGCCGACCAGGCCGGCGCCAAATACCTGTCCGGCGCAGGGATCAGCGGCAAGGGCATCATCAGCTTCTTCGGCAAGCTGCAGAACCAGGAATACCGGCTCGCGATCTATGCCAAGGATAGCTATGATCGGACCCACCCGCTTTCGAACGAACGGGTCTCCGCCCTGACCCAGACCCTGAAAGCCGACCCCGCCTGGGACCGGCCCACCGATCCCGAGCTCGAAGCGCGCTTCCAGCGGGTCAAGGCCAAGCTGCTGGGCTTCGTCAATCCGAAGCAGGCGACAATCAAATATCCTGAAAAGGACCAGAGCGTTCCCGCCCACTACGCCCGCGCTTACGCCTATCACTTGAGCGGCTATCCCGACAAAGCGCTGGCTGAAACCAACGCCTTGCTGGCGACCGCGCCGCACGACCCCTTCTACCTGGAGCTAAAGGGCCAGATCCTGTTGGAATCGGGCAAGCCGGCGGAAGCGATTGCGCCGCTTCGCGAGGCCACCGAGCGTTCGGGGGAGATGCCGCTGATCGCCGCGATGCTCGGCCATGCGCTGATCGCCACGGAAAAGCCGGGCAACACCGCCGAGGCGAAGCAGGTGCTGAAGGCGGCCGTCAACCGCGACAACCAGAACCCGTTCGCCTGGTACCAGCTCGGCATGATCTACGATCGCGAAGGCGACCAGCCGCGCGCCGCACTTGCGACTGCGGAGCGCAACAACCTTGAAGGCAATCCCAAGCTGGCGTTGGCAAGCGCGGAGATGGCGCTGCGCGGCATTCCCGCCGGATCGCCGGACTATCTTCGCGCGCAGGATATCGCCATGGTCTCGCGGGCCGAGTTGAAGAAAAAGAAAAAGGGCAAGAACGACTCGTGA
- a CDS encoding DUF6766 family protein, producing MTVFRKYAYAWITVAFFLISLALHWLFGWYAFADSAREHGQAPDVSAYLVEMGRDTFENWQSEFLQLLWQVVGLAYFLYVGSPSSKENDDRIEAKVDALMRMVGGENAQEVIGKLDYHFARKDGVEPHKHGEAYVHSAGLDVPPRR from the coding sequence ATGACTGTCTTTCGCAAATACGCCTACGCTTGGATTACCGTCGCATTCTTCCTCATTTCGCTGGCGCTCCACTGGCTGTTCGGCTGGTACGCCTTCGCCGACTCGGCACGGGAACACGGGCAAGCGCCGGACGTCTCCGCTTACCTCGTGGAAATGGGCCGCGACACGTTCGAGAATTGGCAGTCCGAGTTCCTGCAGCTGCTTTGGCAGGTCGTCGGCCTTGCGTACTTCCTTTACGTCGGATCGCCTTCATCGAAGGAGAATGACGACCGCATCGAAGCCAAGGTCGATGCACTGATGCGGATGGTCGGCGGCGAGAATGCGCAGGAGGTCATCGGCAAGCTCGACTATCATTTCGCCCGCAAGGACGGCGTCGAGCCGCACAAGCATGGCGAAGCCTATGTTCATAGCGCCGGCCTGGACGTCCCGCCACGGCGCTAG
- a CDS encoding JAB domain-containing protein has protein sequence MLHQRAEFPLKLDGLDAARSFFAGCLADADPTLESLWVAHLDDQARCLHVSRHHGDESSAEIPFRAILADAIRHGSSGIVLAHNHPSGDPRPSDSDRRSTRRLACAAEAIDCAVVDHLVFGGTGCSSFRRMGLL, from the coding sequence ATGCTTCACCAGCGTGCCGAATTTCCCCTCAAGCTCGACGGCCTCGACGCGGCCCGAAGCTTCTTCGCCGGCTGCCTTGCCGATGCCGACCCGACGCTCGAAAGCCTGTGGGTCGCCCATCTCGACGATCAGGCCCGGTGCCTTCACGTGTCCCGCCATCACGGCGATGAAAGCAGCGCCGAAATCCCGTTCCGGGCAATCCTGGCCGACGCGATCAGGCACGGCAGCAGCGGAATCGTCCTGGCCCACAACCACCCCAGCGGCGACCCGCGGCCGAGCGACAGCGACCGTCGATCGACCCGCCGCCTGGCCTGCGCCGCGGAAGCGATCGATTGCGCGGTGGTCGATCACCTGGTGTTCGGCGGGACCGGCTGCTCAAGCTTCCGCCGGATGGGCCTACTTTGA